A stretch of DNA from Besnoitia besnoiti strain Bb-Ger1 chromosome II, whole genome shotgun sequence:
TCTGCGTATTTATAGATATTTAGATAGAGACCGGCGCACTTATATATTTAATCAAGCGGCTCTGTGGGCTGTGCAACCCCTTCATATACACACGTATATGAAAGTATAAATGTAAGCGCATGTATTATGTACGCACAGGAAAGTCTACAGAGCGGAACAAGTAGCGCCGCGAAAAACTGAAGAGGCaaacgcagcagagacgtAGGACCCGccagagacaggcgcctAACGTAAACATACTTACGCATGCGCCTATATACACGTGCATAGGATGGACTGATGTTGCAAAAAGAACTCAGGAAACAAGTGATatcctgctgccgctgctcagTGAGTTCGTCACAACGCCACCTCCGTGTGCATCTAGATATAGCTCAAATTCACGCATGCTCACGTAGATACATAAACGCACACGAGGCCAGCTATCTCACAAGTTGAGCGGCGCAGTCATGGGGCTGTGAAGGATGGCAGTCGGTGTGTACCTCGCAGCATAGATACCCGTCACTAGTGCCCAGTTCCATtccgcatgcatatatgcggTGAAAGTGGATTTCTTCTGAAGCGCCGTAGCTCTCTCTTGAACAGTTTGAACCCCTTCGGATCGCCGGCAAGAGCAACCGCGGCGTTCTGAGTCATTTGTCTCGCTCTCATCTTTTCCGCCGCATCTCGAGGttgtctgcagcggcgcgtcgcgctgcagatGTCCACGGCAAGCAGTCACGCGGAGTCTCATCTGGTTTTAAGCAACTCAGGGTCTGCTTGGGTTTCGTACACGCGACGAGACagagccgcatgcagcagaaTGCCAGTTTTCTGGCTCGCCGTTCTCTCTCCACCAAGACACTCTCGCAGGGCTTGAGTGCGGATCCTACAGGCGTTCCACACCTTCCACGGCAgttgttttctgtttttcgaTCCCTGGAGCGCCCTCCTTGCCAGAGCGTGAGCGCACGCTGAtggacgcgaaggcgcggcgtcgctttcGCTCTTGAACCTGGAATCAGTCTCTGCAGACACAAAAGAGACGGCGGGACACGCCGAGACCAGCGTACGCGCGCGACAGGGCCCCAGCCTCCCGTCTCTCCGCTTTCCCTTCTTTGCACACGCGACTCTTCGAAACGAAAATTGGGGGAGTCACATTGACCTTTCGGCGATTCACGTGGGCAGCGAATCATGAGCTTCGCGTATGTGAGGAGTCAAGActtttcccttctctctttgcCTCGCCTTGTTGCTTTCAGCGAGGCCTCAAACGCTGGGCGGGACGCaccgtctctgtctccccaGCTGAAGCAGATTCCGTTTTTCGGCCTCCTTTCGCCTTCTCACGCAGAAGGGGAGTTTCACCCCTTCTTCTTTGCCGCATTCAAAGACTAATTTTTATTTTTACGAGCCTTGCATCTTTCTCATAtttttctcgctcgcttTTTAGACAGCTAGCGTCTCCGTGGTCTGGTGCAAGACTTAGCTGAGGCACAGACTCGCCGACACGCTGCCAGTCTATCCCGCAAGttctcgttttctctttgtTTCGATATCGAATTCCCTTAGGGGTGTGTACGtttgcgcgtctcctcgactTGGCACAACCCGCATTCGCCCCTTTTTCCCTTCTCTTTTggtctcctctgtctccggaACTCACTCTGGGGGTCGTTGTCGAGTTTTCTTCCGTGCCCCATCCTGTCGGGTTCTTCGGCTGCCGTCGCTTGCTTTGTCTGCCTAAGGCCTGCTGAAAATGGATCTGCCGagtctcgcggcgacgccgcgccagcaggtCCTCCCGTATGGCCGTGTCGTGAACTTTTCTGCCGGTAAAAGGTGTCAAACGACCCCGAACTCTGCGCCCTTCTACGAACGCAGCAAAATGCTCTTATCCAAATAGATATCGTAGCAGGGCGGAACACGAGACGTCAAACACAAAAACGTGTTTACCTGTGCATAGTCTATACGTACATGCCACTAAAAAACCAGCAAATCAACAAACGGACAcccgcatatatatacgtacatatataaatacacatatacatatatacgtatatctatatatatctatgaaTATGCTTCTCTGCAGGTAGGAGCTGCACGCTTGCATAacgctttctctcgcgcatgcgtgcatggGGGCCATCGCTTCAAGTAGAGCAAAGACGTGTTTCTAAACAATCAGTGTCTATTACATTCTCGCAATCGCTTCCCTCAGGTCCCGCCTGCATGCCGATTGAGGTCTTGCTTGAGGCTCAACAGGAGTTCGTCAactggcgcggctgcggcatgAGCATTATGGAAATGGTACTAGTTTCGTCTTTTGTGCGTCTTTTCTCATTGCATTCTTTCGCtgctctcctcggcgtcctctttACTCCCACACACTCTCTCCATTCGTCTCAGCCGCGGCAGATGCTTCTCATGTATCGCACCAGTTACCAGCATCCTGCGCGCTGGCGAGGTGATGTATACTCTGTAATGCATGTATTACGTATttattatatatatgtaaatatttAATTTATATGCATATCAAATATATTGCGGTGTATGTTAAAAACATCTCTGCCTGTATACGTAAGGAGCGAGCCCAACCTCTCGATAGCAGCCTTGTCTGCGGGGCTTTCAGCCCAGCGCTactgcgcctccgcagtgTGTCTCTGCCTGCTCCGACATTTTCCCGATGCATCCATGCGCATAAAAAGCAGTGGaaatatgtatatttgtgtATTCATGGATCGCTGCAGATCACCTCCTTCGCGCGAACCCTTCACACTCCCACGCAGATGCTGATTACGACGCCTCCCCCTGGATGGAGATACCGTGTGCGGTCTCACACGCGTGGAAACGAACCGCGACATTTCAGCGGCAAGCGCATGTGCGTTGTCGTTTAATCCGCGAGAGATTCCGTGTTTTGTCTGTTCGCGCACAGAGTCACCGCGGCAGGTACTATCTGAAGATGATGGAGGAGACTAAGGGGCGGTTGGCATCGCTCCTGCACTTGCCTCAGAGTCACCATTTGCTCTTCatgcagggcggcgcgacgctgcagTTCGCCGCCCAGCCTCTCAACatgctgcgcggcctcggcgactCCGCCGACTACGTCGTCACGGGGTGGGGTCTTAAACGAATCCGAacccttctgcttctcgagcttcgcagcgacggcgcagacgttTGGGGGTGTGAAAATCTAAGttcatatatttatatatatatatatagcttggcatataggtatatatgaacatatatatatatataattataTGTATTGTTTTTGAGAAAAGAAAATCCAaaacgaaaaagaaaaaTTATTATATaattgtatatatataattatctatttatatacatgtacTTCTATACATCAATGAATATATGACATATAAATACGCGCAGATGATGTAGATTTATATTAGATAAGTATATATAGATCAGTGgatatatatctgtatagACAGATATATTCGCATACACAGATGGATGACACTCAGCGGCGAAATGTTTTTTCTCAGGACGTGGAGTCAGTACGCGCTCAAGGAGGCGAGCAAGTTCGGCAAGATGCGCGTAGCGGCGGAGAATACGGCGAATGGATTCGTTGATCTGCCGCCAGTCAAAGAATGGACTCTGAACCCCAATGTAGGCGAGTTTGAGGGCACTAAATTAAATCGACTTACTCGCATGTGCGCCTCTAAACATATCTCTTTCTAGGTCGAATTTCCTGGATGCCTTGGCAGGCGAGCATCCGCTGTTCAGGCCCTCAACCGCGGACGGGTGATCGCGCTTCAAAGAACAAGAGAAGCACGCAAATTCTGAATCTGCCTGCGAATGCCTTTTCGTTCTAGACGCTTCGTCTTGCCATGTCACACTCGCGTAGAGAGagggcgctgcatgcggggGCGTGCTCCATTCTGTTTTTTTGCCGCGCTCCGGCTCCTTCTCCGACGGGCGCGTTGTTGGCTGCTCGTCGATTCCTCGCGCGAGTTTTTTCCGCGCTTTCGCGCGTGGTCAGTCTCGAGTTTTAGCGGGacttctctgctgcgcgcaggccgcctaCGTGCACTACTGCGACAACGAGACGGTGCATGGGCTGGAGTTTCCTCGGACGCCAGATCtctcgaaggcgcgcgtgcttctgcccgaagaagccgcgagcCTTGCAGCGCTCGCTGAGGCTGCGCCGACGACAGACACTGCGCGTCTCGAGAACGGATgtgccgccgagcgcgaccaagctgcagccgaggcgacgcgcatcCGCCTGACGTCTGACATGTCCTCGAACTTCTGCAGCAGGCCCATCGACATCGATGCGCATGCACTCATCTACGgtcagcggcgacgcctcgcagaTGCGAGAGAACCCTGAACCctaggcgccgccgcgcatgaCGAATCACAAACAGCTGAGGCCGCCCTGCGAGACTGGAGTCGCCAGTCTGCAGGAGTTTACGCTGCAGACGTGCGCGAGCAATAGAGAGGAGCGAAGAGGGGAAGTTGCTACTGCGTGCTTTGTGCCTTGCCAAGCGGTgaagacagacagaggcAGAAGTAAACAGACGCGATGCCAAACAGAGTCCCAAAGGAAATGCGAAAAAAAGACGCGATACGGGCGCGGGGTGGGAGTGAACGTTCCACAAGAACCGAGGGCCCTGTGTCGCGTGGCTTCGGGGGGCGCCCTGTCTCCCTCGGTGGGAGCAGAGCGACgactgtctctctgcgccgcttcgaATTCTGAGCGGACAGTCTCTTCAGACGCGCCAAAAAGAAGGAATGAGAAGCGCATCTACTGCGCGTGCAGAGGGGCGACGCCTCATAAAGCCGACGCGGACAGCGAGACAGAAGGCGCCATAGTTCGCAGGCTTCCTTTTTTGGTCTTTTGCTtccagcgggcgcgcagaagaaCATGGGGCCTGCCGGCGTCACCGTCGTGatcgcgcgcgacgacgtaCTCGGTAAAACAAAACGCCGACGAGGGAGGTGcaatacatacatgtatgtatatatatatatatgcagatgcatgcatatattgAAGGTGATACATTTGAATAAATTCATTTGTCTATCCATCTGCCTATTTCCGTGTGTCTCTATGTCCATCGATCTACATGTGTATAGTCTATACCGCACCGGTGCGAGGTACATACGCATATGT
This window harbors:
- a CDS encoding putative phosphoserine aminotransferase (encoded by transcript BESB_039540); this encodes MDLPSLAATPRQQVLPYGRVVNFSAGPACMPIEVLLEAQQEFVNWRGCGMSIMEMSHRGRYYLKMMEETKGRLASLLHLPQSHHLLFMQGGATLQFAAQPLNMLRGLGDSADYVVTGTWSQYALKEASKFGKMRVAAENTANGFVDLPPVKEWTLNPNAAYVHYCDNETVHGLEFPRTPDLSKARATRIRLTSDMSSNFCSRPIDIDAHALIYAGAQKNMGPAGVTVVIARDDVLGKELATCPAMCSYGLCCKADSALNTPPVFAVYMVGLMSKYIQERGGLETWSRVCEAKAQRLYEVIDASENFYVCPVKKDARSRMNVRFLVAGASAERAEDGADAQGCSAVKENEALKKKFLREAEERGLYHLAGHRALGGCRASLYTGMPNEGVEALAAFMKEFAEENSEA